TGCAAATATTACCCTATCGCGCATAAGAAAGTCATAAATCGTTCTTACTTGTACTTCAGGTCGAGAACCGAGGGCATAAATCAGTGCATCCGCGACGTCTTCTGGTCGAAGTGCGGGAATTCTTTTCAGAACATCCGTTAATTGAGAAACATGTTTGGCTATACCGGTGTTCACTATGCCAGGAGAGATActctaaaaaagaaagaataaaacatgaaaaggcgcgtgttcgaaaaataatttgatcacAGATTAATGCTCGTTGCTTACAAATATACTGATGGTCTTAGAGGAAAGCATTTTCCAGTAGTGAAAATTCGCGTAACATCGCACGGACTTACGGTGATTCGAATCGGTGCTTTAATGGCCGCCAATTCCCGCCGCACCGTATGCGTTAATGCAACAGTTCCGTGTTTGCAAGTCGGGTACAGGTTCCAGCCATTACAGCCATCGATTTCCGAAAGGGATCCGCTCGGAATTTCGTGTCCCAGCACGCTACCGTGCGAAACAAAAAATTGCTTCAACAACCAGTCGCCCATGGCCGACCATTTGCACAGAGTTTTATTCGAATCAACTCCGAGCGCAAACAACCAAACCGATTGTTTCGGTCTTAAAAGCATCGAATGAGTATGCTTTCTATTCACTAGTAGTAGCTATGAAAAATACTTGATCGACGTTCAATGAAATTCCTACTCTTGTCATAAAATTCTGTGGTTCAAACAGGACTGTGAACGCTCGAAGAAGATGCGAATTTGATAAACCTACCCCTTCGAATTAATGATTAGATACAAAGCATCATGACGGTGGGAATCGATAAAAATTCGAAGTGGAAAACGACTTGACAAGACGATCGTGAACAACAATAGGTACCTGTTGATATTGAAAATATGCCCTTCGACGTTCCGCTGGCGCATCGAGCGCACCGCCCAATTGATGCACATGGAGGTCGCGAGGACATTAAAATTTAACAGTCTTTGAAACGTCTCCCAGTCGCTCTCTACAAATGTAATttatggaattttttaaaatgcgTCAATGACTAGGAGAACGATGGTTGGCGATGCGTTAAATGTAACATCTTACCAATGACGCGCGTGTAGTCGACCATCCCCGCATTGTTTACCATAATATCCACTCCTTTCCATTCCCTTTCTATGGTGGAGAAAACCTCCTCCAAATTGGTCGGCTCGCTTACATCGCAGTACATACATCGAATGTTTCCACGGTGTTTGATTTGTTCCCATTTACGAGCAGCGAGAAGCAATTCCtcgaatcgtatgtccaaagcTACCACGTTCCCTTTGTTCTTCAACAGAGCAGCTGTAATTGCTTCCCCGATGCCGGATGCAGCACCGGTAACAACCGCATTTTTACCAGCCCACCGTTCCATAATTCTCTGTCGTTTATCGCctgatttcaaaattattttatcaccaATTTGAAGCTTACGTCACGATCAATTAATCGAAGCACGTCTTTAATTGCGTTCGATCTACGTCGTGCGATATTTTTTCAAACGCAGAAAGGCTATATTATTCACGAACTGCAAGCTGCAACGACGTACTGCATACCAGGGGAGACGAGACACATGAGTCAATGCTAAATTATGTAATCACGTGTCATCAATTGCGCGTTAAATTGAGGTACACGGTGGGGAATGGAATACTAGCATGTCAAAacttttctttattgtaatcgATAAGCGCTTTCGAGGTAATTGACAGATTGCGGAACGCGTACTCTTATCGAAGCCGGAGTATCTACGATAACAACAATCAGCTGCGATCTGAATTAACTGATACGATAATTGACATGTTAACACACTCGAAATCGATGATGCGCAGTGTGCGCCCTATATTGTCAATCAAATACAATCGATGACGGACCACGTGTATCTTGCAAAGAAATTATCGCGTCTAGTTCGAAGTAATCTGAATGAGTTAAAGGTAAGACACCCATCTGTGATCAGACCTTGGTCTGGTTGCAGTAAGTAAAAATGGATGGAGAAAATTCTCGAGTCACGTCGAGAGGATCTTCCCGGAGGGTGTAATACGTATCTGAAAATCGTCTCGCAGAATCTCTGGGATTTCGAAACGGCGCCGATATTCCGAGCAGCCGTCTCTGAGAAGAGATTGGTCCGCAGTCGGTACGCAGGAGCCTATGTGACTGGGATACGCGAAGGAGGATTGCGGCAGGTCACGTCGTGCTTTTCTTGAAACAAGTAAAAGCTGCGGCAAAACTAGGTGGATAGAGTCACCGGGTAAACGGATAAACGTAAGCCGAAGGATCTTTGTCCTGTTTCGTGACGCTACCGGATCCGAGGCTCAGATTCAGAACGCCGCATCCTGTCTCGCTCGAGATGTTTGTCCCTTGATGATGGACCAAAATATATCTTCATATTACGTCGTTGAGCATCCTGTTCGCGAGTACGTTTACTCCTTTTTGAGGACAACGCGGAACTATCTAAGGTTGATTCACAGCAGACATCCTGAAATCGGAGAGCTTGTTCCTTTGCGGATAAACGATATCCGCTTTCCGGACGCAATAACAACGGCGTGTATCGATCTTGAGAGGTTGGCAGCTGGTGCCGGGTCCGGTCCTGGGACCCGGAATATTATTCTCGCTCGCGCGCCA
This Osmia lignaria lignaria isolate PbOS001 chromosome 9, iyOsmLign1, whole genome shotgun sequence DNA region includes the following protein-coding sequences:
- the LOC117601278 gene encoding farnesol dehydrogenase isoform X2, with translation MERWAGKNAVVTGAASGIGEAITAALLKNKGNVVALDIRFEELLLAARKWEQIKHRGNIRCMYCDVSEPTNLEEVFSTIEREWKGVDIMVNNAGMVDYTRVIESDWETFQRLLNFNVLATSMCINWAVRSMRQRNVEGHIFNINSVLGHEIPSGSLSEIDGCNGWNLYPTCKHGTVALTHTVRRELAAIKAPIRITSISPGIVNTGIAKHVSQLTDVLKRIPALRPEDVADALIYALGSRPEVQIVNEWQRID
- the LOC117601278 gene encoding farnesol dehydrogenase isoform X1 → MERWAGKNAVVTGAASGIGEAITAALLKNKGNVVALDIRFEELLLAARKWEQIKHRGNIRCMYCDVSEPTNLEEVFSTIEREWKGVDIMVNNAGMVDYTRVIESDWETFQRLLNFNVLATSMCINWAVRSMRQRNVEGHIFNINSVLGHEIPSGSLSEIDGCNGWNLYPTCKHGTVALTHTVRRELAAIKAPIRITSISPGIVNTGIAKHVSQLTDVLKRIPALRPEDVADALIYALGSRPEVQISELTIQRTGEP